One segment of Palaemon carinicauda isolate YSFRI2023 chromosome 35, ASM3689809v2, whole genome shotgun sequence DNA contains the following:
- the LOC137627222 gene encoding protein starmaker-like has translation MTISTTTIVTKTISTTMMKKTTMTTSTDNFNGDDEKDDNDNFDEDDDDYEDNFNDDDEKDDNDDFEDNSDYNDDEKDYKDDFGDNSDYNGDEKDDKDYFDDYNDYDDEKDDKDDFDDYSDYNDDKKDDRDNFDDNSDYNDNFKDNEKDDYDNFDEDDDDYKDNLNDDEEKDSNVDFDNNNEFKDNLNDEDEKDNNDNFNNNNDYKDNFNDNDEKDDNDVFKDS, from the exons ATGACGATTTCGACAACAACAATTGTTACAAAGACAATTTCAACGACGATGATGAAAAAGACGACAATGACAACTTCGACG GACAACTTCAACGGCGACGATGAAAAAGACGACAACGACAACTTCGACGAGGACGACGACGATTACGAGGACAACTTCAACGATGATGACGAAAAAGATGACAATGACGATTTCGAAGACAACAGCGATTACAACGACGACGAAAAAGACTACAAAG ACGATTTCGGCGACAACAGCGATTACAACGGCGACGAAAAAGACGACAAAGACTATTTCGACGACTACAATGATTACGACGACGAAAAAGATGACAAAGACGATTTCGATGACTACAGCGATTACAACGACGACAAAAAAGATGACAGAGACAATTTCGACGACAACAGCGATTACAACGACAACTTCAAAGACAACGAGAAAGATGACTATGACAATttcgacgaagacgacgacgattACAAGGACAACTTAAACGACGACGAGGAAAAAGACAGCAATGTCGACTTTGACAACAACAACGAATTCAAGGACAACCTCAACGATGAGGACGAAAAAGATAACAATgacaatttcaacaacaacaatgatTACAAAGATAACTTCAACGACAACGACGAAAAAGACGACAATGACGTCTTCAAGGACAGCTAA
- the LOC137627223 gene encoding RNA-binding protein cabeza-like, giving the protein MTFTNFVLSASPSNSRGGYGGGGGGGRRRREGGRGGGGGEGVGGLRREGEGRVVGERGGEGGGDRERRRKRRALQSSSSMERGFIFLSSPSPSNSRGGGGGEGVGGLRRGGEGRVGGERGGEGGGDRGRRRKRRVLQSVSPMERGFAFLSSPSPSNSRGGGGGGVGGGRRGGEGGGGGERGGGGGDRGRRRKRRALQSVSPMERGFAFLSFPSPSNSRGRVGGVDEGRRGREGRGGGERGG; this is encoded by the coding sequence CTCTGCGTCTCCTAGCAACTCAAgaggaggatatggaggaggaggaggtggaggaaggagaagaagagaaggaggaagaggtggaggaggaggagaaggagttgGTGGATtaagaagagaaggagagggaagaGTTGTTggcgaaagaggaggagaaggaggaggagatagagaaaggaggagaaaaagaagagccCTGCAGAGTTCCTCTTCCATGGAACGAGGTTTTATTTTCCTTAGCTCTCCGTCTCCTAGCAACtcaagaggagggggaggaggagaaggagttgGTGGAttaagaagaggaggagagggaagagttggtggagaaagaggaggagaaggaggaggagatagaggaaggaggagaaaaagaagagtcCTGCAGAGTGTCTCTCCTATGGAACGAGGTTTTGCTTTCCTCAGCTCTCCGTCTCCTAGCAactcaagaggaggaggaggaggaggagttggtggaggaagaagaggaggagaaggaggaggaggaggagaaagaggaggaggaggaggagatagaggaaggaggagaaaaagaagagccCTGCAGAGTGTCTCTCCCATGGAACGAGGTTTTGCTTTCCTCAGCTTTCCGTCTCCTAGTAACTCAAGAGGAAGAGTAGGAGGAGTTGatgaaggaagaagaggaagagaaggaagaggaggtggAGAAAGAGGAGGCTAA